One genomic window of Mercenaria mercenaria strain notata chromosome 2, MADL_Memer_1, whole genome shotgun sequence includes the following:
- the LOC123562115 gene encoding uncharacterized protein LOC123562115, with protein MPVVTYDNLIYENCGKAGYIECTIAYWMWRIIPVVLLGVGFVGNIFNIAVLSRKELRKRSICVYLIFLAVSDTTMLCAEPLVQIVRIFSGINISTLSPVTCSLSIWLAYSSGSISCWLIVLVTVERTLLTLFLVNAMPKMTPRNALIASMTVVIVNALYTGHLLYGMTIIEINVNMTKVNMTEVNMIDVNMTEVNMIDVNMTEVNETKFESIEACIQRPGEYMEFFNTAWSIMFTLTNSVVPICFIVTGNAIVGISVIKRRRALRQHAGSNTSNIANQMRRNGFSTKIFFVLCGVFILTTVPFGTYFILLRYNVHVNEHTFAQYQLINILMRSLVWCNFSFNFLLYFMTGSLFRNEFQKMLRGACRKFVKERM; from the coding sequence ATGCCTGTCGTGACATATGATAACCTTATTTATGAAAATTGTGGCAAGGCAGGATATATTGAGTGTACGATTGCTTACTGGATGTGGAGAATTATACCCGTCGTTCTACTTGGCGTTGGATTCGTAGGAAACATTTTCAACATAGCAGTCTTGTCAAGAAAGGAGCTTCGAAAGAGGTCAATATGCGTCTACCTCATATTTCTGGCTGTAAGTGATACTACAATGTTATGTGCAGAACCTCTTGTTCAAATTGTGAGAATTTTTTCTGGTATTAATATTTCTACCCTTTCACCAGTTACCTGTAGCCTATCTATATGGCTTGCCTATTCATCAGGCAGCATATCCTGTTGGCTCATTGTACTAGTGACTGTCGAAAGAACACTACTAACGTTGTTTCTAGTGAACGCAATGCCAAAGATGACACCTCGAAACGCACTGATTGCCTCAATGACTGTAGTAATAGTCAATGCCTTATACACTGGACACTTGCTTTATGGTATGACCATTATTGAAAtaaacgtaaacatgacaaaggtGAACATGACAGAGGTGAACATGATAGACGTGAACATGACAGAGGTGAATATGATAGACGTGAACATGACAGAGGTGAACGAAACAAAATTTGAAAGCATTGAAGCATGCATCCAGCGTCCAGGTGAATACATGGAGTTCTTCAATACTGCATGGAGTATCATGTTTACCCTAACTAATTCTGTTGTGCCAATATGCTTCATTGTGACTGGAAATGCAATTGTCGGAATATCCGTGATTAAGCGTAGGCGAGCACTACGACAACACGCGGGTAGCAATACAAGTAACATTGCCAACCAAATGCGTAGAAATGGTTTCAGTACAAAGATATTCTTCGTCCTGTGTGGCGTATTTATCCTTACAACCGTGCCTTTTGGTACGTATTTCATACTTCTCAGGTACAACGTACACGTTAACGAACATACCTTCGCACAGTATCAGCTGATAAACATCCTGATGAGGTCCTTAGTGTGGTGTAATTTCAGCTTCAACTTCTTGCTGTATTTTATGACCGGATCATTGTTCAGGAACGAATTCCAGAAAATGTTACGAGGTGCATGCAGAAAGTTTGTTAAGGAAAGAATGTAA